A single window of Drosophila suzukii chromosome 3, CBGP_Dsuzu_IsoJpt1.0, whole genome shotgun sequence DNA harbors:
- the LOC139352822 gene encoding uncharacterized protein, with translation MVQKESFAADLQSVRHSKRIPSQSNLLRLSPILVEDILRVLCVAAEQAPLYYSAQCAADLGSHAPAIRCFRVNPTTSSQLMGDLPLHRVNPPQMPFVTTGVDYTGAIELRAARIRGSSTYKGYIAVFICLETKAVHLELVTGLTTEHFLLAFERFTGRRGMVQDLYSDNGTNFVGADSQLKGLVKQFRDDYETLIAPKWSQLRLTWHFSPPQSPNFGALLEANVKSVKHHLKRVIADRRLTYEEMTTVLVSIEACLNSRPQYADDLDVLTPAHFLIGDSMFAPTEYQPASSKFREQFLLWQSMLRHFWDGWSRDWLGSLQQRPKWSQSSENLRLDEFVLVKDDRFPTSQWLLRRIIDLHPGQQGQLKCSVAKI, from the exons ATGGTTCAGAAGGAATCGTTCGCGGCGGACCTTCAATCCGTAAGACACTCAAAGCGGATTCCTTCTCAGAGCAATCTGTTGCGACTGTCGCCCATTCTGGTGGAGGATATTTTACGGGTTCTCTGCGTTGCCGCCGAACAGGCGCCACTCTATTATTCTGCCCA GTGCGCAGCTGACCTTGGCTCACACGCGCCAGCGATACGCTGTTTTCGCGTCAACCCAACCACCTCGTCGCAGCTCATGGGAGACCTGCCTCTTCACCGGGTAAACCCGCCGCAGATGCCTTTCGTCACTACAGGAGTCGATTATACCGGAGCCATTGAGCTCAGAGCGGCGCGGATTCGGGGGTCGAGCACCTACAAAGGCTACATTGCAGTGTTCATCTGTCTCGAAACGAAAGCAGTTCATTTGGAGCTGGTAACCGGGCTCACCACGGAGCACTTCCTGCTGGCATTCGAACGGTTTACTGGGCGTCGAGGGATGGTCCAAGATCTTTATAGCGATAACGGCACCAATTTTGTGGGAGCAGACAGTCAGCTCAAAGGTTTGGTGAAGCAATTCCGCGATGACTATGAGACGCTCATCGCTCCGAAGTGGTCCCAGCTACGACTCACTTGGCATTTTAGTCCGCCTCAGTCGCCTAACTTTGGTGCGCTTTTGGAGGCCAACGTCAAGTCGGTCAAGCACCATCTCAAGCGCGTGATCGCGGATCGAAGGCTTACCTACGAGGAGATGACCACGGTGTTAGTCAGCATAGAAGCGTGCCTTAACTCAAGGCCGCAGTACGCGGATGACTTAGATGTGCTCACTCCGGCCCACTTCTTAATCGGCGACTCTATGTTTGCGCCCACAGAATACCAACCAGCCTCTTCCAAGTTTAGGGAGCAGTTTCTGCTTTGGCAATCAATGCTGCGCCATTTTTGGGACGGCTGGAGTAGGGATTGGCTTGGCTCTTTGCAGCAGCGTCCAAAATGGTCCCAAAGTTCAGAAAACTTAAGGTTGGACGAGTTTGTACTCGTCAAGGACGACAGATTCCCAACATCGCAGTGGCTGCTCAGAAGGATTATCGATCTTCACCCGGGTCAGCAAGGACAGCTGAAGTGTTCGGTAGCGAAGATCTGA
- the LOC139352823 gene encoding uncharacterized protein translates to MEDADEKRVQVVGAIKSLGRNCVNDCTTKRTLLAAIARLFDPLGLIAPVIIIGKLILKEVTFVKVANSEGVQVSLNWDSLVPAALLERWRAFRSDLPGIEDIAVSRWTEYDPASVAFVQLHAFCNGSSSTYAASVYLRVEHVNETVDTTLLAAKAKVTSVKPLTIPMTKLSGAVLAVKLVRWLSTVVQIGGVPVETFFWTDATIVLHWLTGDVQWWKTFVANRVGFILDHSDPSQWRHLGTEEKPSGLRDQRIGT, encoded by the exons ATGGAGGATGCGGACGAGAAGCGGGTGCAGGTCGTGGGAGCTATAAAATCGCTCGGACGGAATTGCGTAAATG ATTGCACGACGAAAAGGACCTTGCTAGCCGCTATCGCGCGTCTTTTCGATCCGTTAGGTCTGATAGCTCCGGTCATCATAATTGGAAAGCTCATTTTAAAGGAGGTGACTTTCGTCAAGGTGGCGAACAGCGAGGGAGTGCAGGTGTCGTTGAACTGGGACTCACTGGTGCCAGCAGCGCTTCTGGAGCGTTGGCGAGCGTTTCGCTCTGACCTCCCAGGAATCGAGGACATCGCCGTCAGTCGGTGGACTGAGTACGATCCGGCCTCCGTAGCCTTTGTGCAGCTGCATGCGTTCTGCAACGGGTCGTCGTCGACGTATGCTGCCTCTGTTTACCTGCGAGTCGAGCACGTCAACGAGACCGTCGACACGACCTTGCTGGCGGCCAAGGCAAAGGTCACATCAGTCAAACCGTTAACCATACCCATGACGAAACTAAGCGGAGCAGTACTGGCAGTCAAGCTTGTCAGGTGGTTATCCACAGTGGTTCAAATTGGCGGAGTTCCAGTGGAGACTTTCTTTTGGACGGACGCCACTATCGTTTTGCACTGGCTGACTGGAGACGTACAATGGTGGAAGACCTTTGTGGCCAACCGAGTCGGATTCATCTTGGACCATTCTGACCCAAGTCAATGGCGGCACTTGGGTACCGAAGAAAAACCAAGTGGACTGCGAGACCAGAGGATTGGCACCTAA